A single region of the Desulfobacterales bacterium genome encodes:
- a CDS encoding sulfite exporter TauE/SafE family protein gives MQAGTSRIDGCDSMLTYIAVGFVLFLAGFIQGLSGFGAILMSLPLLAVFLDIKTVIPLAALAAQAITLMILNQLKHHLDWKKILPLLFLGTYIGGRFYGRIDEILYRRIMMVLLAGLGVLMIVRA, from the coding sequence ATGCAGGCCGGGACCAGCCGGATAGATGGGTGCGATTCCATGTTGACTTACATTGCTGTTGGGTTTGTTCTGTTTCTGGCCGGCTTTATCCAGGGACTTTCCGGGTTTGGCGCGATCCTTATGTCGCTTCCGCTGCTGGCGGTCTTCCTGGATATTAAAACCGTTATTCCCCTGGCGGCCCTGGCGGCCCAGGCCATCACGCTGATGATATTAAACCAGTTAAAGCATCATCTTGATTGGAAAAAAATTCTGCCGCTGCTGTTTTTAGGAACGTATATCGGCGGCCGTTTCTACGGCAGGATCGATGAGATCCTCTACCGTCGCATCATGATGGTTTTGCTGGCCGGCCTGGGTGTTTTAATGATCGTCCGGGCATAG